From Sceloporus undulatus isolate JIND9_A2432 ecotype Alabama chromosome 6, SceUnd_v1.1, whole genome shotgun sequence, one genomic window encodes:
- the LOC121933743 gene encoding olfactory receptor 14A16-like, translated as MNNNMSNFTSVSTFLLLEFSNVRELQIVHFFVFLALYLIAITGNLLIIIAVTLDHHLHTPMFFFVLNLAMMDIGTISVIVPKSMAMSLTNNRSISFSGCVAQVFSYMFCVSSDFFLLIIMAHDRYVAICNPLQYERIMHKGACLQMVVIMWITSLSYAILHTGGTFANTFCSNMVNQFFCEVPQLLKLTCSKTFLVEGGLLILSCIIGLGGFIFIIITYFQIFAAVLRIPSVHGQKKALSTCLPHLVVVSVFTFTGVFAYAKPPSNISSGLDLAFAVMYTIIPSILNPLIYGMRNKELKTALRKLLDLEFSSKIIFKHLHN; from the coding sequence ATGAACAATAACATGAGCAATTTTACTTCCGTATCTACTTTTCTGCTGCTGGAATTCTCAAATGTCCGAGAGCTACAGATTGTACATTTCTTTGTATTCCTAGCCTTATACTTAATCGCAATAACAGGAAATCTTCTCATCATCATTGCAGTGACCCTTGATCACCACCTACACACTCCCATGTTCTTCTTTGTATTAAATTTGGCTATGATGGACATTGGGACAATTTCAGTTATAGTACCTAAATCAATGGCAATGTCCCTCACAAATAACAGgtcaatctctttttctggatgtGTGGCTCAGGTTTTCTCTTATATGTTCTGTGTATCATCAGATTTCTTTCTCTTGATTATAATGGCCCATGATCGCTATGTCGCAATCTGCAACCCACTCCAGTATGAGAGAATTATGCATAAAGGAGCTTGCCTTCAGATGGTAGTCATTATGTGGATTACTAGTCTTTCCTATGCCATATTACACACTGGTGGTACATTTGCTAATACTTTCTGTTCTAACATGGTCAATCAGTTTTTCTGTGAAGTCCCACAGTTATTAAAACTCACCTGCTCTAAAACCTTTTTAGTTGAAGGGGGGCTTCTTATACTAAGTTGTATTATAGGACTAGGAGGTtttatcttcatcatcatcacatatTTTCAGATCTTTGCTGCAGTGCTTAGGATTCCCTCTGTGCACGGACAGAAGAAAGCCCTATCAACTTGTCTTCCCCACCTTGTAGTTGTCTCAGTGTTCACATTCACTGGAGTCTTTGCTTATGCAAAGCCTCCCAGTAATATTTCTTCTGGTCTGGATTTAGCTTTTGCTGTGATGTATACCATAATCCCTTCCATCCTGAATCCATTAATCTATGGCATGAGAAACAAAGAACTGAAGACAGCATTGCGGAAATTGTTAGATTTGGAGTTTTCCTCTAAAATCATCTTTAAACATCTTCACAATTAG
- the LOC121933744 gene encoding olfactory receptor 14I1-like translates to MSNFTSISTFLLLEFSNVRELQIVYFFVFLALYLMAITGNLLIIIAVTFDHHLHTPMFFFLLNLAIMDIGTISVMIPKSMAMSLTNNRSISLSGCVAQVFFYIFCLSSDFFLLIIMAHDRYVAICNPLQYERIMHKGACLQMIATVWIIGLSYAILHTGGTFANTFCSNVVNQFFCEIPQLLKLSCTKTYLVEVGLVVISCIIALGCFIFIIITYFQIFAAVLRIPSVHGHKKALSTCLPHLVVVSVFIFTGVFAYAKPPSNTSSDLDLAFAVMYAITPSILNPLIYSMRNKELKTALWKLFDLELLFKIISKNLCN, encoded by the coding sequence ATGAGCAATTTTACTTCCATATCTACTTTTCTGCTGCTGGAATTCTCAAATGTCCGAGAGCTACAGATtgtatatttctttgtatttctaGCCTTGTACCTAATGGCAATAACAGGAAATCTTCTCATCATCATTGCAGTGACCTTTGATCACCACCTACACACTCCCATGTTCTTCTTTCTATTAAATTTGGCTATAATGGACATTGGAACAATTTCAGTTATGATACCTAAATCAATGGCTATGTCCCTCACAAATAACAGGTCAATCTCTCTTTCTGGATGTGTGGCTCaggttttcttttatattttctgtttatCATCAGATTTCTTTCTCTTGATTATAATGGCCCATGATCGCTATGTCGCAATCTGCAACCCACTCCAGTATGAGAGAATTATGCATAAAGGAGCTTGCCTTCAGATGATAGCCACTGTGTGGATTATTGGTCTTTCTTATGCCATATTACACACTGGTGGCACCTTTGCTAATACTTTCTGTTCTAACGTGGTCAATCAGTTTTTCTGTGAAATCCCACAGTTATTAAAACTCTCCTGCACTAAAACCTATTTAGTTGAAGTTGGGCTGGTTGTAATAAGCTGTATTATAGCACTAGGATGTtttatcttcatcatcatcacatatTTTCAGATCTTTGCTGCAGTGCTTAGGATTCCCTCTGTGCATGGACACAAGAAAGCCCTATCCACTTGTCTACCCCACCTTGTAGTTGTCTCAGTGTTCATATTCACTGGTGTCTTTGCCTATGCAAAGCCTCCCAGTAATACTTCTTCTGATCTGGATTTAGCTTTTGCTGTGATGTATGCCATAACCCCTTCCATCTTGAACCCATTAATCTATAGCATGAGAAACAAAGAATTGAAGACAGCATTGTGGAAACTGTTCGATTTGGAACTTCTCTTTAAAATCATCAGTAAAAATCTTTGCAATTAG